The bacterium genome contains a region encoding:
- the uppP gene encoding undecaprenyl-diphosphatase UppP, whose protein sequence is MNLFQTIALSIVEGITEFLPISSTGHLILTAKLLDIAQTEFVKSFQIIIQLGAILAVVVIYFKKLVLSLNWKLYKNILLAFLPSVVFGLLFYDFIKDYLIGNSMVVVSSLLAGGIVMLLFENFIKPKDNKSLNNMHYLLIGLFQIFSMIPGVSRAFATIFGGMIVGMNRKNATEFSFFLAIPTMLGASVLDVVRTDVSVWTNGNLTTLVIGFILSFLTAYIAVRWLLKYVQNHNFKIFGWYRIVLALIFMFLVI, encoded by the coding sequence ATGAACTTATTTCAGACGATAGCCTTATCAATTGTAGAAGGAATTACTGAATTCCTGCCTATTTCTTCAACAGGACATTTAATTTTAACCGCAAAACTATTAGATATTGCCCAAACTGAATTTGTTAAATCTTTTCAAATTATTATCCAACTAGGTGCAATTTTGGCAGTTGTTGTAATTTATTTTAAAAAGTTGGTCTTAAGTCTTAATTGGAAGTTATACAAAAATATACTATTAGCATTTTTACCATCTGTTGTTTTTGGATTACTTTTTTATGACTTTATTAAAGATTACTTAATTGGCAATTCAATGGTTGTTGTCTCAAGCCTACTTGCAGGAGGTATTGTAATGCTTCTATTTGAAAATTTTATAAAACCCAAAGATAATAAGTCTTTAAATAATATGCACTACTTATTAATTGGTTTGTTTCAGATTTTTTCAATGATTCCCGGAGTTTCTCGTGCTTTTGCAACTATTTTTGGAGGTATGATTGTGGGAATGAATAGAAAGAACGCTACAGAATTTTCATTTTTTCTAGCAATTCCTACAATGTTAGGTGCTAGTGTTTTAGATGTAGTTAGAACAGATGTATCTGTTTGGACCAATGGTAACCTGACAACACTTGTAATTGGATTTATTTTAAGTTTTTTAACTGCTTATATTGCAGTTAGATGGTTATTAAAATATGTTCAAAACCATAATTTTAAAATATTTGGCTGGTATAGAATAGTCCTTGCCTTGATTTTTATGTTTTTAGTTATATAA
- the uvrB gene encoding excinuclease ABC subunit UvrB, with protein sequence MNFKLVSKNIPILEQQKAIDKLVDNINKDVKYQTLLGVTGSGKTMTAACVIEKLQKPTLIISHNKTLAAQLYQEMRDLFPDNAVSYFVSYYDYYQPESYIPSTDTYIEKDSAINELIDKLRLAATTNLLTRKDVIVVASVSCIYNIGSPNEYGKFAFEFVAGMKVTRDQIIDRLLDLQYERSEFGFNRGTFRIRGETIDVYPAYSDDAVRIELDDVKIKKVSSIHSVTGALVSIHNLPFTLYPAKHFITDPKTHNLAFDQIKTDLNQRANSLKKEKKLLEAQRLSQRVKYDLEMIKEVGYVKGIENYSRYFDGRKPGDAPFSLLDYFSVNSSKFGHDDWLVVVDESHITFPQIRGMFAGDFSRKSTLVDYGFRLPSSFDNRPLKFDEFMRKIPNFIALSATPNDWELSLSEGNIVEQLVRPTGIPDPIVTIKPTTDQIKDVIEEIKNETKNKRRVLVTTLTKKTAEDLSNYLEEQGMKVAYLHSDVHTLDRTDILDNLRRGTYDVLVGINLLREGLDLPEVGLVAILDADKEGFLRSQTSLIQTMGRAARHIEGRVIMYADKITGSMQRALDEVKRRREYQLEMNKKYGITPKSIVKPLREKLIEKQDDSNVEKALGFGLETFAHLSEIETESLTPMDKKRLIKNLQKEMVIAAKNLNFELAAEIRDRVKNLNN encoded by the coding sequence ATGAATTTTAAATTAGTTTCAAAAAATATACCTATTCTTGAGCAGCAAAAGGCAATTGACAAATTGGTGGACAACATTAATAAAGATGTTAAATACCAAACTCTTTTAGGTGTTACTGGATCAGGGAAAACAATGACTGCTGCTTGTGTAATTGAAAAGTTACAAAAACCAACACTTATAATCTCCCACAACAAAACATTGGCAGCACAACTATATCAGGAGATGAGAGATTTATTTCCTGACAATGCAGTTTCATATTTTGTTTCCTACTATGACTATTACCAACCAGAAAGTTATATTCCTTCGACTGACACATACATAGAAAAGGACTCTGCAATTAATGAATTAATCGATAAACTAAGACTTGCAGCTACAACAAATTTGTTGACTAGAAAGGATGTAATAGTAGTTGCTTCTGTGTCGTGTATATATAACATTGGCTCACCCAATGAGTATGGTAAGTTTGCCTTTGAGTTTGTTGCTGGAATGAAAGTAACCCGTGACCAAATAATTGATAGGCTTTTGGACTTACAATATGAAAGATCAGAATTTGGTTTTAATAGGGGCACTTTTAGAATTAGAGGTGAAACAATTGATGTTTATCCAGCATATTCAGATGATGCAGTTAGAATTGAGTTAGACGATGTAAAAATAAAAAAAGTTAGTTCTATTCATTCTGTTACGGGAGCCTTGGTTAGCATTCATAACTTACCATTTACTCTTTATCCAGCAAAGCACTTTATTACTGATCCTAAGACTCATAATTTGGCCTTTGACCAAATTAAAACTGACTTAAACCAAAGAGCTAATAGTCTTAAAAAGGAGAAAAAGCTACTTGAGGCACAAAGATTATCACAAAGAGTTAAATATGACCTAGAAATGATTAAAGAGGTTGGATATGTAAAAGGTATTGAGAACTATTCAAGATATTTTGATGGTAGAAAGCCTGGAGATGCTCCATTTTCGCTTCTTGATTATTTTTCTGTTAATTCTTCAAAATTTGGACACGACGACTGGCTAGTAGTTGTTGATGAAAGCCATATAACATTTCCTCAGATAAGGGGAATGTTCGCAGGCGACTTCTCAAGAAAATCAACACTAGTTGATTATGGTTTTAGACTTCCATCAAGCTTTGACAACAGACCACTTAAATTTGATGAGTTTATGAGAAAGATCCCTAACTTTATAGCTCTCAGTGCAACACCAAATGATTGGGAACTTTCACTTTCTGAAGGCAATATTGTAGAACAACTAGTTCGTCCTACAGGTATACCAGACCCAATAGTAACAATTAAGCCAACTACTGATCAAATTAAAGATGTTATTGAAGAAATTAAAAATGAAACAAAAAACAAAAGGAGAGTTTTGGTAACTACACTAACTAAAAAAACTGCTGAGGACTTATCCAATTATCTTGAAGAACAAGGCATGAAAGTTGCCTATTTGCATTCTGATGTACACACATTAGACAGAACAGACATCTTAGACAATCTAAGAAGGGGTACATATGACGTCCTAGTTGGTATTAATCTCTTAAGAGAGGGTCTAGATCTTCCAGAGGTTGGTTTAGTTGCTATTTTAGATGCAGATAAAGAAGGTTTCTTGAGAAGCCAAACTAGTCTAATACAAACAATGGGAAGGGCTGCAAGACATATTGAGGGACGAGTTATTATGTACGCTGATAAAATTACAGGCTCAATGCAAAGAGCTCTTGATGAAGTAAAAAGAAGACGAGAATACCAGCTTGAAATGAATAAAAAGTATGGAATAACTCCAAAATCAATAGTTAAGCCCTTAAGAGAAAAATTAATTGAAAAACAAGATGATTCAAATGTTGAAAAAGCATTAGGTTTTGGTCTTGAAACCTTTGCACATTTATCAGAAATAGAAACCGAAAGTTTAACTCCAATGGATAAAAAGAGATTAATTAAAAACCTGCAAAAAGAAATGGTAATAGCTGCCAAAAACTTAAATTTTGAACTGGCTGCAGAGATTAGGGATAGGGTAAAAAACTTGAATAATTAA
- the lexA gene encoding transcriptional repressor LexA: MAPNRTAPVVYKRQAQILDFIRQTVEASGFAPTLRSIADAIGVRSLATVHEHVESLVEKGLLKRTSGRLRKMELTIPININNEGVTVPILGFIAAGQPIETMTDPNAHISIPPSFMKSGKRVYVLQVRGQSMIEDHIDDGDFVICEQVETANNGEIVVALLKTGMATLKRYFKEATRIRLEPANSAMAPIFAKEVTIQGKVVGLIRKYGRV; the protein is encoded by the coding sequence ATGGCACCAAATAGAACAGCACCAGTAGTTTACAAAAGACAGGCCCAGATTTTAGATTTTATAAGACAAACCGTGGAAGCAAGTGGTTTTGCTCCAACTTTAAGATCAATAGCAGATGCAATTGGCGTAAGGTCACTGGCTACAGTCCATGAGCATGTTGAAAGTTTGGTTGAAAAGGGGTTACTTAAAAGAACATCAGGAAGACTTCGCAAAATGGAGCTCACGATCCCAATTAATATAAATAATGAGGGTGTGACAGTACCAATACTAGGTTTTATTGCAGCTGGTCAGCCTATTGAAACAATGACAGATCCAAATGCCCACATCTCAATTCCACCATCTTTTATGAAATCAGGCAAAAGAGTTTATGTACTTCAGGTACGGGGTCAATCTATGATTGAAGATCATATAGATGACGGTGATTTTGTAATCTGTGAACAAGTTGAGACAGCAAATAATGGTGAAATAGTTGTAGCACTTTTAAAAACTGGTATGGCAACCCTAAAGAGATACTTTAAAGAAGCAACAAGGATAAGACTTGAACCTGCAAACTCAGCAATGGCTCCAATATTTGCTAAAGAAGTTACGATACAGGGTAAAGTTGTAGGTTTAATTAGAAAATACGGTAGAGTTTAA
- the gpmI gene encoding 2,3-bisphosphoglycerate-independent phosphoglycerate mutase: MKPSTNPKFVILAVLDGWGISAPSAGNAISMANTVNINRFAAGYPHTQLSASGESVGLPRGEAGNTETGHLNLGAGRIVYQDLMRINMSIADGTFFSNQVLLSAIKHAKDNNSNLHLMGLVGAGGVHSNLEHLFALVQLCSRNKFDRVFLHLFTDGRDSPPTAAKIYIEQIKEACIRENVGRIASIMGRYWAMDRDHRWERTEKAYLALTKGQGNLVKSCIEAVDMSYENGKTDEFIEPSVVTDNQGNPLTTIKENDAVIFYNFRVDRPRQLSRAFVYADFNKAENVQSFDPYLVKYKHKHTNGNLPEIHTFARDEKIKNLYFATMTEYEKPLIEEGAKAAFAPENVDMPLGRVISENGYKQLRACESEKERFVTFYFNGQQEIPMEMEERLIVPSPKVATYDLKPEMSSYELTDAILNKIKGTNDYKFILVNYAAPDMVGHTGNIGSAVKACESVDECIGRLANFCLAYDGALVITADHGNCEQMIDAQSGQVSTEHSTNPVPLIIVSKEFMGRGQVLPSGVLADVAPTVLALLGIGIPTQMSGRNLLQ, from the coding sequence ATGAAACCTAGTACCAATCCAAAATTTGTAATATTGGCAGTTCTTGATGGCTGGGGTATATCAGCACCATCAGCAGGAAATGCTATATCAATGGCCAATACTGTTAATATCAACCGATTTGCTGCTGGCTATCCACATACTCAATTAAGTGCCTCAGGTGAGTCAGTAGGTTTACCGCGTGGAGAGGCTGGAAACACTGAAACAGGCCATCTTAATTTGGGTGCAGGAAGAATTGTCTATCAGGATTTAATGAGAATAAATATGTCAATTGCTGATGGAACATTTTTTAGTAATCAGGTACTTTTGTCAGCTATAAAACATGCCAAAGATAATAATTCCAATTTACACCTGATGGGCTTAGTTGGTGCCGGAGGAGTACACTCAAATCTAGAACATTTATTTGCTTTAGTTCAACTGTGTAGTAGAAACAAATTTGATAGAGTTTTCTTACATTTATTTACTGATGGTCGTGATTCACCACCAACTGCCGCCAAAATCTACATTGAACAGATCAAAGAAGCCTGCATAAGAGAGAACGTGGGAAGAATCGCCTCCATAATGGGTAGATATTGGGCAATGGATAGAGATCATAGATGGGAGAGAACAGAAAAAGCATATCTTGCATTAACTAAAGGTCAAGGAAATCTAGTTAAGTCCTGCATTGAGGCGGTTGATATGTCTTATGAGAATGGTAAAACAGATGAATTTATTGAACCTTCTGTGGTTACCGATAACCAAGGAAACCCCCTAACTACAATTAAAGAAAATGATGCTGTTATTTTTTACAATTTCAGGGTTGACAGACCTAGACAGTTATCAAGAGCTTTTGTTTATGCTGATTTTAACAAGGCTGAAAATGTCCAGTCTTTTGACCCTTATTTGGTTAAATACAAACATAAACATACAAACGGAAACCTGCCAGAAATTCATACCTTTGCAAGAGATGAAAAAATTAAAAATTTATATTTTGCGACTATGACAGAATATGAAAAGCCATTAATTGAAGAAGGTGCAAAAGCTGCGTTTGCACCTGAAAATGTTGATATGCCATTAGGACGAGTTATATCTGAAAACGGATATAAACAATTGAGGGCTTGCGAAAGTGAAAAGGAAAGGTTTGTAACCTTTTACTTTAATGGTCAGCAAGAAATACCCATGGAAATGGAAGAGAGGTTAATTGTCCCATCACCTAAGGTGGCAACATATGATTTAAAGCCGGAAATGAGCTCTTACGAGCTAACAGACGCCATTTTAAATAAAATCAAGGGAACAAATGATTATAAGTTTATTTTAGTTAATTACGCTGCTCCTGATATGGTAGGTCATACAGGAAATATAGGTTCAGCTGTTAAAGCCTGTGAATCTGTAGATGAATGCATTGGAAGACTTGCAAACTTTTGTTTGGCTTACGATGGAGCATTAGTTATAACAGCAGACCATGGAAACTGCGAACAGATGATTGACGCACAGTCGGGTCAAGTATCAACAGAACACAGTACAAATCCCGTGCCGTTAATTATTGTTTCCAAAGAATTTATGGGTAGGGGACAAGTATTACCTTCAGGTGTTTTGGCTGATGTTGCCCCTACTGTTCTAGCTCTTCTTGGAATTGGCATACCAACACAAATGAGTGGAAGAAATTTATTACAGTAG
- the eno gene encoding phosphopyruvate hydratase encodes MSVIKRIWSREILDSRGIPTVECYCLLDDGRFATASVPAGTSMGSHEALELRDADPARYHGDGVLKACENINTILGPAIVGMDSTKQAEIDQKLVGLDGTENKSKYGGNSILAVSEVVCKVAALSQSKSLYTWINDLGVERGLKKGVKTPTPLLNMINGGLHGAGNLDFQEFWMIPATNKNFREGLQMGAEIYKTIGDNLARRGAIHSVGHEGGYAPNLFTNADAFEVFVESVRQTNYSLGRDVFLGLDIAANSFYKDGDYTIRDRSSTLSDDQLLDYYKELINTYHLAILEDPFQEDAWNSWKKINAELSGTAIIVGDDILVTNPKRLQKAIDEKACNGAVIKPNQIGTVSETLQVVKMAKDAGWKVITSHRSGETNDTFIADFAVGIASDYAKFGAPARGERIAKYNRLTAIEIELEYFQNKNK; translated from the coding sequence ATGAGTGTCATTAAAAGAATTTGGTCAAGAGAAATATTAGACAGTAGAGGTATTCCTACAGTTGAATGTTATTGTCTACTTGATGATGGAAGATTTGCAACAGCTTCTGTTCCTGCAGGTACTTCCATGGGTTCACATGAAGCCCTAGAACTTCGTGACGCAGATCCAGCTAGGTACCACGGTGATGGAGTTTTGAAGGCTTGTGAAAATATTAATACCATCTTGGGCCCAGCTATTGTTGGTATGGATTCAACCAAGCAAGCAGAGATTGATCAAAAACTAGTAGGTCTAGATGGAACAGAAAATAAATCAAAGTATGGTGGGAACTCAATTCTTGCAGTTTCTGAAGTGGTTTGTAAGGTTGCAGCATTGTCACAGAGTAAATCCCTTTATACTTGGATAAATGATCTAGGTGTAGAAAGAGGTTTAAAAAAGGGGGTAAAAACTCCAACTCCACTTCTTAATATGATTAATGGAGGTTTACACGGAGCAGGAAACCTTGACTTCCAAGAATTTTGGATGATACCCGCAACAAACAAGAACTTTAGAGAAGGTCTTCAGATGGGTGCTGAAATATATAAAACAATTGGCGATAACTTAGCTCGACGCGGTGCTATACATTCTGTTGGTCACGAAGGTGGTTATGCCCCCAATTTATTTACTAATGCAGACGCTTTTGAAGTTTTTGTAGAATCAGTTCGTCAAACCAACTATTCTCTGGGTCGCGATGTCTTTTTAGGTTTAGATATTGCAGCCAACAGTTTTTACAAAGATGGTGACTACACTATTCGTGATAGATCCTCGACTTTAAGTGACGACCAATTACTTGATTATTACAAAGAGTTAATTAATACCTACCATTTGGCAATTTTAGAAGATCCATTTCAAGAAGATGCTTGGAACTCATGGAAAAAAATAAATGCAGAGCTATCTGGAACTGCAATTATAGTGGGTGACGATATCTTAGTGACAAATCCAAAAAGATTGCAGAAGGCAATTGATGAAAAAGCTTGTAACGGAGCTGTTATTAAACCCAATCAGATAGGAACTGTTTCAGAAACACTACAAGTTGTTAAAATGGCAAAAGACGCTGGTTGGAAAGTAATAACCTCACATAGAAGTGGAGAAACCAACGATACTTTTATAGCAGATTTCGCTGTTGGTATAGCTTCAGACTATGCAAAATTTGGAGCCCCTGCAAGGGGTGAGCGTATCGCTAAATATAATCGTTTGACTGCAATCGAAATAGAACTTGAATACTTCCAAAATAAAAATAAATGA
- the ppsA gene encoding phosphoenolpyruvate synthase has protein sequence MSSLPLVIDFKHIDRDSLSLVGGKGANLGEMTKAGFPVPSGFAVTVPAYEIFLKDNDIAAKIYEILGVIDVEDPAQLETASRKIQKIVSTAHFPEAVFKEIVREYKKISGVFNKALVAVRSSATAEDLPGMSFAGQQATFLNIKGESNLQVAVRECWASLFTPRAIYYRVQNKIKHEKVGISVIVQKMVQSEVSGIMFSVDPVTNQKDRIIIDAVWGLGEMIVQGSYIPDHYVVQKETFSILSKELNTQKMQFIKSGNVTKEILVPNKLQDKIKLTDKQIVELAKLAQGLQDHYYFPQDIEWALEKEKLYIVQTRPITTIEKTKAVHSAKDKGQVEQSTAPILKGIPASPGVGTGVVKILKSPKEIDKIKSGDILVAPMTSPDYVPAMKKASAIVTNEGGMTSHAAIVSREMGIPCVVGTKEGTKILKDGDYVTVNGASGEIFAGTNTSQIKDEVKTEIKKTSSKNIKTATKLYVNLAEPDRAQEVSKMDVDGIGLLRAEFMIADIGMHPKEAIKRKVQHKFVDKMVLKLTEFCKSFYPRQVVYRATDFKTNEYRSLEGGKHWEPVEANPMLGYRGAFRYISDPEVFSLELRALKEVRQKYPNLQIMIPFVRSPDELRRVRRLVQAEGLFDDPSFKFWMMVELPVNIIMLDEFIKVGIDGISIGSNDLTMLIQGTDRDNSTVATAFNEMSPEVLWAIKKAIKTCNKYGVTSSICGQAASTYNDMIEILVKAGITSISVNPDAVTRVRGMIHSAEQKI, from the coding sequence ATGTCAAGTCTGCCCTTAGTAATTGATTTTAAACACATAGATCGCGATTCACTTTCTTTGGTTGGTGGAAAAGGTGCAAACCTTGGAGAAATGACCAAAGCAGGATTTCCAGTTCCTTCAGGTTTTGCTGTTACTGTCCCTGCCTATGAAATTTTTTTGAAAGATAACGATATTGCTGCAAAAATATATGAAATATTGGGTGTTATTGATGTTGAGGACCCTGCCCAGCTTGAGACAGCCTCTAGAAAAATACAAAAAATAGTAAGTACTGCGCATTTTCCTGAAGCAGTTTTTAAAGAAATTGTAAGAGAATATAAAAAGATATCTGGTGTGTTTAACAAAGCCTTAGTTGCTGTTAGGTCATCTGCTACAGCAGAAGACTTGCCTGGTATGAGTTTTGCAGGTCAACAAGCAACCTTTTTAAACATTAAGGGTGAATCTAATTTACAAGTAGCTGTTCGTGAGTGTTGGGCCTCGCTTTTTACGCCTCGTGCTATATATTACCGTGTTCAAAACAAAATAAAACATGAGAAAGTTGGTATATCTGTAATTGTTCAAAAAATGGTTCAATCTGAAGTTAGTGGAATTATGTTTTCAGTTGACCCAGTTACTAACCAGAAAGACAGGATAATTATTGACGCTGTCTGGGGCTTAGGTGAAATGATAGTTCAGGGAAGTTATATACCAGATCACTATGTAGTACAAAAAGAAACATTTTCAATTCTCTCAAAAGAGTTAAATACTCAAAAAATGCAGTTTATTAAGTCTGGAAATGTCACAAAAGAAATTCTTGTTCCAAATAAACTACAAGATAAAATAAAATTGACTGATAAACAGATTGTTGAATTGGCAAAATTAGCTCAAGGACTACAAGATCATTACTATTTTCCACAAGACATTGAATGGGCTTTGGAAAAAGAAAAACTATACATTGTCCAAACCAGACCAATTACAACCATTGAAAAAACTAAGGCTGTTCATAGTGCAAAAGATAAAGGTCAAGTTGAACAATCAACAGCTCCTATCTTAAAAGGCATACCTGCAAGTCCTGGAGTTGGTACTGGTGTCGTCAAGATATTAAAGTCACCTAAAGAGATTGATAAAATAAAATCTGGAGATATTTTAGTAGCACCTATGACCTCCCCTGACTACGTTCCTGCAATGAAAAAGGCTTCTGCAATTGTCACCAACGAGGGTGGGATGACAAGTCACGCTGCCATAGTTTCAAGAGAAATGGGTATTCCTTGTGTTGTGGGAACAAAAGAAGGAACTAAAATCCTAAAAGATGGTGATTACGTAACTGTTAATGGTGCAAGTGGAGAAATTTTTGCAGGTACAAACACGAGTCAAATAAAAGATGAAGTGAAGACAGAAATTAAAAAAACTTCCAGTAAAAACATCAAGACCGCAACCAAGCTCTATGTTAACCTTGCAGAACCAGATAGAGCGCAAGAGGTTTCAAAAATGGATGTAGATGGAATTGGACTTCTTAGGGCTGAGTTTATGATTGCAGATATTGGTATGCATCCTAAAGAGGCCATAAAAAGAAAGGTTCAACATAAGTTTGTTGATAAAATGGTTCTTAAGTTAACTGAGTTTTGTAAAAGTTTTTACCCTAGACAAGTTGTTTACCGTGCTACAGATTTTAAAACCAACGAATATAGGAGTTTAGAAGGTGGTAAACACTGGGAACCAGTTGAGGCTAACCCAATGCTTGGCTACAGGGGCGCCTTTAGATACATATCTGACCCTGAAGTTTTTAGCTTAGAGTTAAGAGCCTTAAAAGAAGTTAGACAAAAATATCCAAATCTCCAAATTATGATTCCTTTTGTTAGAAGTCCTGATGAACTAAGAAGAGTCAGAAGACTCGTACAAGCCGAAGGGTTATTTGATGATCCTAGTTTTAAATTTTGGATGATGGTTGAACTGCCTGTCAACATCATAATGTTAGATGAGTTTATAAAAGTAGGAATAGATGGTATTTCTATTGGTAGTAATGATTTGACAATGTTAATCCAAGGTACAGACCGTGACAATTCTACAGTTGCTACCGCATTTAATGAAATGAGCCCTGAGGTATTGTGGGCTATTAAAAAAGCTATCAAGACTTGTAATAAATATGGTGTTACCTCTTCTATTTGTGGTCAAGCTGCAAGTACCTATAACGATATGATTGAAATATTAGTTAAGGCTGGTATAACATCTATATCAGTAAATCCTGACGCCGTTACAAGGGTCAGGGGTATGATTCATTCTGCAGAACAAAAAATATAA
- a CDS encoding SIS domain-containing protein, producing the protein MDLNQDYTKLDPSGVEKALQMFSDQIRETFSQASTLKFVISDFDNIIVSGMGGSSNAGKIVQGLLESNYEKPFVVYNDYGLPEWVNQKTLVILNSYSGNTEETLSGYQVAKSRGAQIIGISTGGKIGELITSGEIQGAIIDPKDTNPTGFPKSGLGVSLGGLMGVLQTIGIMPNAGTEIDSALKELEGIRTNWNAKEIAKKLHGFIPVLFGGRPFIGALNAGRNAMCEISRNFTEFYDFPEVNHVLVEATQKPASALNKKYLFFESKFNHERVQLRYRITKDIFAEQNLNTFTYTLSTTSVLSQSLELAHYCAWVGFYISILDDTDPGPEPWILKLKSSLSKSIN; encoded by the coding sequence ATGGATTTAAATCAAGACTATACAAAATTAGACCCATCAGGAGTTGAAAAAGCACTCCAAATGTTTTCTGATCAGATTCGTGAAACTTTTTCTCAAGCTTCAACTTTAAAATTTGTAATTTCTGATTTTGATAATATCATTGTTTCAGGTATGGGTGGTTCTTCAAATGCGGGTAAAATTGTTCAAGGGCTTTTAGAAAGCAATTATGAAAAACCATTTGTTGTATATAACGACTATGGTCTTCCAGAGTGGGTAAACCAAAAAACATTGGTAATTTTGAATAGTTATTCGGGAAACACTGAAGAAACACTTTCAGGATACCAAGTTGCTAAATCTAGGGGCGCACAGATAATAGGAATTTCAACTGGCGGCAAAATTGGTGAACTGATCACTTCTGGTGAAATTCAGGGTGCAATCATTGACCCCAAAGACACAAATCCCACAGGTTTTCCAAAATCAGGGTTAGGTGTGTCACTTGGTGGGCTTATGGGTGTATTACAAACAATTGGGATTATGCCAAACGCTGGAACAGAAATAGATTCAGCCTTAAAGGAACTTGAAGGAATTCGTACTAATTGGAATGCAAAAGAAATTGCCAAAAAGCTTCACGGTTTCATTCCTGTACTATTTGGTGGCAGACCTTTTATAGGTGCATTAAATGCAGGGCGTAATGCAATGTGTGAAATCAGCAGAAATTTTACAGAATTTTACGATTTCCCTGAAGTTAATCACGTTTTGGTTGAGGCTACGCAGAAGCCTGCATCTGCTTTAAATAAAAAATATTTATTCTTTGAAAGTAAATTTAATCATGAAAGAGTACAACTTCGATACAGAATAACAAAAGATATTTTTGCAGAACAAAATTTAAACACCTTTACATATACATTAAGTACCACTAGTGTGTTATCACAGTCACTTGAACTTGCGCATTACTGCGCTTGGGTTGGTTTTTATATATCTATTCTTGATGATACTGACCCTGGCCCTGAACCTTGGATATTAAAACTTAAATCATCACTTTCTAAAAGTATCAATTAA
- a CDS encoding HAD hydrolase family protein — translation MKPISELTEDDVKNIKVVCFDVDGVTIKKGTEISEKGTELKVKTSPLEDKILQKIIKLKKYFHITVNSGRSTMYLTKVFQEMLWGNASVIGEIGIFTVKDGELKQTDIFTDYELETLRKITVDLQKLANENDKARGFEPKQFLITLHCFEAIPAVDEVVKKHDIKNEFYCWWNGEAYDIAPYRFNKGVGLKKLCEQLGIDISQTIAVGNGINDKDMTDVAGIGVTTDKEHLESDYFIDGEHLGGEYLMDKLLELKGDK, via the coding sequence ATGAAACCAATTAGCGAACTCACTGAAGATGATGTCAAGAACATAAAAGTTGTTTGTTTTGATGTAGATGGCGTAACTATTAAAAAAGGTACTGAGATTTCAGAAAAAGGAACAGAACTAAAGGTAAAAACTTCCCCACTTGAGGACAAAATACTCCAAAAAATAATAAAACTTAAGAAATATTTTCATATAACAGTTAATAGTGGAAGAAGCACTATGTATCTAACAAAAGTATTCCAGGAAATGCTTTGGGGCAATGCGAGCGTAATTGGAGAAATAGGAATTTTTACAGTTAAAGACGGAGAATTAAAACAGACTGATATATTTACTGATTATGAACTTGAAACTCTTCGAAAAATTACTGTAGATTTGCAAAAACTAGCTAATGAAAATGATAAAGCAAGAGGATTTGAGCCGAAACAATTCTTAATTACACTCCACTGCTTTGAAGCAATTCCTGCAGTTGATGAAGTCGTAAAAAAACACGATATAAAGAATGAATTTTATTGCTGGTGGAACGGGGAAGCCTACGACATAGCACCGTATAGATTTAATAAAGGTGTTGGACTTAAGAAACTTTGCGAGCAACTTGGAATCGACATTTCTCAGACCATAGCGGTTGGAAATGGAATCAATGACAAAGATATGACTGACGTTGCTGGAATTGGTGTCACAACCGACAAAGAGCATTTAGAGTCAGATTATTTTATAGATGGAGAACACCTAGGCGGTGAATATCTTATGGATAAGCTCCTGGAATTAAAAGGGGATAAATAA